From Endozoicomonas sp. 8E, the proteins below share one genomic window:
- the nqrM gene encoding (Na+)-NQR maturation NqrM has product MTLMLITFGIFLLLMALMAIGVIVANKPIKGSCGGLSTLGLKDGCMICGGGDKNDPFSEVQHKDMEHLFYDATAEKTVKKT; this is encoded by the coding sequence ATGACACTGATGCTGATAACATTTGGAATCTTTTTGCTGCTGATGGCCTTGATGGCCATTGGTGTAATTGTTGCCAACAAGCCTATCAAGGGGTCCTGTGGTGGTTTGAGCACCCTTGGCCTGAAGGATGGCTGCATGATCTGTGGTGGTGGGGACAAGAACGACCCTTTCTCTGAAGTTCAGCATAAGGATATGGAGCATCTGTTTTACGATGCGACTGCCGAAAAGACTGTTAAGAAGACCTGA